The following coding sequences lie in one Acaryochloris sp. CCMEE 5410 genomic window:
- a CDS encoding DUF6399 domain-containing protein: MTLNIKERCQKVFQCIHEKTQQSIRTIASATGIPKSSVGRHLQSIKRRSQYPESYFWETEAGREWLSRLVFAVIYEFGIKGGIGSDSLSSFFHRLRLKEQFGYSASALRTLEVRLKEVILTYEQVQMESCQGSQQIGICVGADETFYNLPILVAIELASGFIFSEAVCENRTYATWWQQVSKWFNPQQWDCRSLVSDEAKAIVKLALTGLGCPSLPDVFHLLYALSKSMGAAIARQRVQLQKQQHALQQKLKTTSKTAEVPAVEAQITALQAQQQQLETEHQDYQQSLHQLSQAIHPFHIETCKPQLGLELPAALKAPLATLERLSQSHAPQKSQDALERWHKQIPALSGTLHSWWQWTLQSLQAQTQDTDTQNWVLMVLLPWVYWHQQTQKTRQPQLKQDYLQASQKAEAVVLAHPFTLSLSQSQQHTWVDWAIWICAKFQRTSSAVEGRNGYLSRLHHANRGFTEQSLQVLKTIHNFDLKRDDGTTAAQRLFDQQFPDLFEWVVQNMGDLPRSRRTFKPKLSRKPSIQIVPA, from the coding sequence CATGAGAAAACCCAGCAGAGTATTCGCACTATCGCCTCGGCTACAGGAATTCCAAAAAGCAGTGTCGGTCGGCACTTGCAGTCAATCAAAAGGCGCTCTCAGTATCCTGAATCCTACTTTTGGGAAACAGAAGCAGGAAGAGAATGGTTGAGTCGCTTGGTGTTTGCAGTGATTTACGAGTTTGGCATCAAGGGGGGAATTGGCTCGGACAGCCTGTCATCATTTTTCCATCGACTGCGATTAAAAGAGCAGTTTGGCTATTCTGCGAGTGCCCTACGCACCCTTGAAGTGCGCCTGAAAGAAGTGATTCTCACCTATGAACAAGTGCAAATGGAATCATGCCAGGGGTCGCAACAGATTGGGATCTGTGTTGGCGCAGATGAAACCTTCTACAACCTACCGATATTAGTTGCTATCGAGTTAGCCAGTGGATTTATCTTCAGCGAAGCAGTCTGTGAGAACCGCACCTATGCCACATGGTGGCAGCAGGTCAGCAAGTGGTTTAATCCTCAACAATGGGACTGTCGATCTTTGGTGAGTGATGAAGCCAAAGCCATAGTCAAGCTGGCCTTAACAGGATTGGGGTGTCCGAGTCTGCCTGATGTCTTCCACCTCCTGTATGCCCTGAGCAAATCCATGGGCGCTGCGATTGCCCGCCAGCGGGTGCAATTGCAAAAACAGCAGCACGCCTTACAACAGAAGCTGAAGACGACTTCAAAGACTGCGGAAGTCCCCGCAGTAGAAGCCCAAATCACAGCCTTGCAAGCTCAGCAGCAACAACTTGAAACGGAGCATCAAGATTATCAGCAAAGCTTACACCAGCTCTCCCAAGCGATTCATCCGTTTCACATCGAGACCTGCAAACCTCAGTTGGGACTAGAGTTGCCTGCGGCACTCAAAGCTCCCCTGGCAACGTTGGAGCGTCTGAGTCAAAGTCATGCTCCCCAGAAGAGTCAAGATGCCCTTGAGCGCTGGCACAAACAGATTCCAGCCCTCTCGGGGACACTCCATTCTTGGTGGCAGTGGACACTCCAATCCCTCCAAGCTCAAACTCAAGATACAGATACTCAAAATTGGGTGCTTATGGTTTTACTGCCATGGGTCTATTGGCATCAGCAAACGCAAAAGACCCGGCAACCTCAACTCAAACAGGATTATCTCCAAGCCTCTCAAAAGGCTGAGGCTGTCGTGCTAGCTCATCCGTTTACCCTATCTTTGAGCCAATCACAGCAACACACGTGGGTGGATTGGGCCATCTGGATCTGTGCTAAGTTTCAGCGCACCTCCTCGGCGGTGGAGGGCCGTAATGGCTATTTGTCCAGACTTCATCATGCCAATCGCGGGTTTACCGAACAATCCTTACAGGTGTTGAAGACTATCCATAATTTTGACCTCAAACGCGATGATGGAACCACTGCTGCACAACGCCTATTCGATCAACAATTTCCTGACTTGTTTGAGTGGGTTGTTCAGAATATGGGTGACTTGCCCAGGTCAAGACGCACATTCAAACCCAAATTGTCCAGAAAGCCCTCTATACAAATTGTCCCGGCTTAA